In Hafnia alvei, a genomic segment contains:
- the arsD gene encoding arsenite efflux transporter metallochaperone ArsD, with the protein MKTLTVFDPAMCCSTGVCGTDIDQVLVDFSADVQWLKQRGIQVDRYNLAQQPMSFVQNEKAKAFLEASGAEGLPLLLLDGEMVMAGRYPKRAELARWFGIPLEKVGLASKSCCGGNTSCC; encoded by the coding sequence ATGAAAACGTTAACGGTGTTTGACCCGGCGATGTGTTGCAGTACCGGCGTCTGCGGTACAGATATCGATCAGGTTCTGGTTGATTTTTCTGCGGATGTGCAGTGGCTAAAACAGCGTGGAATTCAGGTTGATCGTTATAACCTGGCACAGCAACCCATGAGCTTTGTACAGAACGAAAAAGCCAAAGCATTCCTTGAGGCATCCGGGGCTGAAGGGCTTCCATTGTTGTTGCTGGATGGAGAAATGGTGATGGCGGGGCGTTATCCGAAACGTGCAGAGCTGGCCCGCTGGTTCGGAATACCGCTGGAGAAAGTAGGATTAGCATCTAAAAGCTGCTGCGGTGGTAATACTTCTTGTTGCTGA
- the arsA gene encoding arsenical pump-driving ATPase: MKFLQNIPPYLFFTGKGGVGKTSISCATAISLAEQGRRVLLVSTDPASNVGQVFSQTIGNTILPVASVPGLSALEIDPQAAAQEYRARIVDPIKGILPDEVVNSINEQLSGACTTEIAAFDEFTGLLTDASLLTRFDHIIFDTAPTGHTIRLLQLPGAWSSFIESNPDGASCLGPMAGLEKQREQYSHAVQALSDPNRTRLVLVARLQKSTLQEVARTHDELAAIGLKNQYLVINGVLPETEAVNDTLAAAIWGREQEALASLPAGLDALPTDTLFLQPVNMVGVSALRGLLTSQPETASFAEVSTLQKPAIPSLSALVDEIALNEHGLIMLMGKGGVGKTTMAAAIAVRLAEMGFDVHLTTSDPAAHLSTTLNGSLNNLQVSRIDPHDETERYRQHVLETKGRDLDEAGKHLLEEDLRSPCTEEIAVFQAFSRVIREAGKRFVVMDTAPTGHTLLLLDATGAYHREIAKKMGDKGHFSTPMMQLQDPERTKVLLVTLPETTPVLEAANLQADLERAGIHPWGWIINNSLSIAETRSPLLRQRAQQELPQIEAVKNQHATRVALVPVLAAEPTGIDKLKQIAG, encoded by the coding sequence ATGAAATTCTTACAGAATATCCCACCTTACCTGTTTTTTACCGGTAAAGGGGGCGTCGGTAAAACCTCTATTTCCTGTGCCACAGCTATCAGCCTGGCGGAACAAGGCAGGCGGGTTTTGCTTGTCAGCACCGATCCGGCTTCAAACGTAGGCCAGGTGTTCAGCCAGACTATTGGCAATACCATTCTGCCGGTGGCCTCTGTACCGGGTCTTTCAGCGCTGGAAATTGATCCTCAGGCCGCCGCCCAGGAATATCGGGCCAGAATCGTTGATCCTATCAAAGGCATTTTGCCGGATGAAGTCGTTAACAGTATTAACGAACAGCTCTCTGGTGCATGTACCACAGAAATTGCGGCTTTTGATGAATTTACCGGTCTGCTGACTGACGCATCATTATTGACCCGCTTTGACCATATTATCTTTGATACCGCGCCAACCGGTCACACTATTCGTCTTCTCCAGTTGCCCGGTGCGTGGAGTAGCTTCATTGAGAGCAATCCTGATGGTGCTTCCTGTCTTGGCCCGATGGCAGGGCTGGAGAAACAGCGTGAGCAGTATTCACACGCCGTTCAGGCATTGTCTGATCCGAATCGTACGAGGCTGGTTTTAGTGGCTCGACTGCAAAAATCAACGCTTCAGGAAGTCGCCCGTACTCATGATGAGCTTGCGGCGATTGGTCTCAAAAATCAGTATCTGGTCATCAACGGCGTGTTACCTGAGACAGAAGCAGTCAACGATACCCTGGCGGCTGCCATATGGGGCCGGGAGCAGGAGGCGCTGGCAAGTCTTCCCGCTGGTCTGGACGCTCTCCCTACTGACACATTATTCCTTCAACCAGTGAATATGGTCGGTGTGTCTGCTTTAAGGGGACTTCTCACCTCCCAACCTGAGACGGCTTCATTTGCTGAAGTGTCCACCCTGCAAAAACCAGCGATACCGTCGTTGTCTGCTCTGGTTGATGAGATTGCCCTTAATGAACACGGCCTGATTATGCTGATGGGTAAAGGTGGCGTGGGTAAAACAACCATGGCCGCGGCCATTGCAGTCAGACTGGCCGAAATGGGATTTGATGTGCATCTCACGACGTCAGATCCTGCTGCACACCTGAGCACAACCCTCAATGGAAGCCTCAATAACCTGCAGGTCAGCAGAATCGACCCTCATGATGAAACAGAACGTTATCGCCAGCATGTCCTTGAAACGAAAGGACGTGACCTGGATGAAGCGGGGAAACATCTGCTGGAAGAGGATTTACGCTCCCCGTGTACCGAAGAGATTGCTGTGTTCCAGGCCTTCTCACGGGTGATCCGTGAAGCGGGTAAACGGTTTGTCGTCATGGATACGGCACCGACAGGACATACATTGTTGCTGCTTGATGCTACCGGGGCATACCACCGGGAGATAGCAAAGAAAATGGGAGATAAAGGCCATTTCTCTACGCCAATGATGCAGCTTCAGGACCCGGAAAGAACAAAAGTATTACTGGTCACTCTGCCGGAAACGACCCCCGTTCTTGAGGCTGCAAATTTACAAGCCGATCTTGAACGTGCCGGGATTCATCCATGGGGCTGGATTATCAATAACAGTCTTTCCATCGCTGAAACCCGTTCACCGCTGCTTCGTCAGCGCGCGCAGCAGGAACTGCCTCAAATCGAGGCTGTAAAGAACCAGCATGCTACCCGTGTTGCACTGGTTCCTGTTCTTGCGGCAGAGCCAACCGGTATAGACAAACTCAAACAGATCGCAGGTTAA